A region from the Brassica napus cultivar Da-Ae chromosome C8, Da-Ae, whole genome shotgun sequence genome encodes:
- the LOC106368317 gene encoding ABC transporter C family member 10 produces the protein MSGKFWTLFCGDHHTSNCTLQFLQTCFGITLSFITLCICLFHKEPPKHNHRFHCLRLVSAFFNGIIGSLDLFLGVCDLLEDPNKPLVLWLVISVQGFTWLFINLVVCLKGTRIKKPSLRLLSVFSFFYALVSSCSSVNNALSCKEIDFKTVLDVLLLLPGSVLLLLSAYKGNRFEDSVESSLYEPLNVGGYNEKTDFDKVSEFARAGLLSKLSFWWLNPLIKRGNVKDLEEEDIPNLREEERAETCYSLFEENLNDQKRRVGNSCRPSILKVTVLCVWREIVISGCFAFMKIVSVSSGPLLLNAFILVAEGNERFRYEGLVLAVSLFIAKSVESLSQRQWYFRSRLVGLRVRSLLTAAIYKKQLRLNTSSRLIHSGSEIMNYATVDAYRIGEFPYWFHQLWTTSFQLLIALGILFHSVGVATFSALAVIVLTVLCNAPIAKLQNKFQSELMTAQDERLKACNESLVNMKVLKLYAWESHFKKVIEKLRNTELKSLKAVQMRKAYNAVLFWSSPVLVSAATFATCYFLNIPLRASNVFTFVATLRLVQDPVRMIPDVIGVTIQAKVAFSRIATFLEAPELQGGERRRKKRSGGDQSAIVMKSASFSWEEKGSTKPNLRNVSLEVKFGEKVAVCGEVGSGKSTLLAAILGETPCVSGTIDFYGTIAYVSQTAWIQTGTIRENILFGGVMDEHRYRGTVKKSCLDKDLELLPDGDQTEIGERGVNLSGGQKQRIQLARALYQDADIYLLDDPFSAVDAHTATSLFKEYVMDALAGKAVLLVTHQVDFLPAFDSVLLMSDGEVTEADTYQELLARSKDFQELVNAHRETAGSERVFAVENPSKPVKEIKKVPSSYTQSNVLKPSRLIKQEVREKGDTGLKPYIQYLNQNKGYIFFLIASLAQVMFGLGQILQNSWMAANVENPQVTTLKLILVYLLIGLISVLCLLVRSVCVVVMCMRSSTSLFSHLLNSLFRAPMSFYDSTPLGRILSRVSSDLSIVDLDVPFGLIFVVASTVNTGFSLVVLAVVTWQVLFVSVPMIYLALRLQKYYFQTAKELMRINGTTKSLVANHLAESVAGAITIRAFDEEERFFKKSLTLIDTNASPFLHSLAANEWLIQRLETVSAIVLASTAFCMVLLPTGTFSSGFIGMALSYGLSLNMGLVYSVQNQCYLANWIISVERLNQYTHLTPEAPEVIEETRPPVNWPVTGRVEISDLQIRYRLEAPLVLKGISCVFEGGHKIGIVGRTGSGKTTLISALFRLVEPVGGKIVVDGVDISKIGVHDLRSRFGIIPQDPTMFNGTVRYNLDPLCQHTDAEIWEVLGKCQLKEVVKEKENGLDSLVVEDGSNWSMGQRQLFCLGRAVLRRSRVLVLDEATASIDNATDLILQKTIRREFSDCTVITVAHRIPTVMDCTMVLSISDGRIVEYDAPMKLMENENSLFGKLVKEYWSHYHSADSH, from the exons ATGAGCGGAAAGTTCTGGACCTTGTTCTGCGGGGATCACCACACATCAAACTGCACTCTCCAGTTTCTGCAAACATGTTTCGGCATCACACTCTCATTCATAACTCTCTGTATTTGCTTGTTTCACAAGGAACCTCCCAAACATAACCACCGGTTCCATTGCCTTCGTCTCGTCTCTGCTTTTTTCAACGGTATCATCGGATCTCTAGATTTATTTTTAGGGGTATGTGATTTACTAGAGGACCCAAACAAGCCCTTAGTTCTCTGGCTAGTGATCTCTGTTCAAGGCTTTACATGGCTGTTCATCAACCTAGTTGTATGTCTTAAAGGAACAAGAATCAAGAAACCTTCGTTGAGATTGTTGTCTGTTTTCTCCTTCTTCTATGCTTTGGTCTCAAGCTGTTCATCTGTGAACAATGCTCTTTCTTGTAAAGAAATAGACTTTAAGACGGTTCTTGATGTTTTGTTACTACTACCTGGTTCAGTGTTGTTACTCTTAAGCGCATATAAAGGCAATAGATTTGAAGATTCTGTTGAGAGCAGCTTGTATGAGCCTCTTAACGTTGGTGGGTACAATGAAAAAACTGATTTTGATAAGGTCAGCGAGTTTGCAAGAGCTGGCTTGCTCAGCAAGTTATCGTTCTGGTGGTTGAATCCTCTGATAAAGAGAGGGAATGTTAAAGACTTGGAGGAAGAAGACATACCTAATCTGCGCGAGGAAGAGCGTGCGGAAACTTGTTACTCTTTGTTCGAGGAGAATCTCAACGACCAGAAGAGGAGAGTAGGCAACTCTTGTCGGCCTTCTATCTTGAAAGTGACTGTTCTTTGTGTCTGGAGAGAGATTGTGATCTCTGGCTGCTTTGCTTTCATGAAGATTGTTTCCGTCTCATCTGGTCCTTTGCTTCTCAACGCTTTCATTCTCGTTGCTGAAGGCAACGAGAGGTTTAGATACGAAGGTCTTGTGTTGGCTGTGTCGCTCTTCATAGCGAAGAGTGTTGAGTCTTTATCCCAGAGACAATGGTACTTCAGAAGCAGACTTGTCGGTTTACGCGTGAGGTCTCTCCTCACCGCAGCTATATACAAGAAACAGCTGAGACTAAACACCTCTTCGAGACTGATACATTCAGGGAGCGAGATCATGAACTACGCGACCGTCGATGCTTACAGAATCGGTGAGTTTCCGTATTGGTTTCACCAGCTTTGGACAACAAGCTTTCAGCTACTAATAGCGCTCGGGATTCTGTTTCACTCTGTTGGTGTTGCTACGTTTTCAGCACTAGCTGTGATAGTCCTTACTGTTCTTTGCAACGCTCCAATCGCCAAGCTTCAGAACAAGTTCCAAAGCGAGCTCATGACCGCTCAGGACGAGAGGCTCAAGGCGTGCAACGAGTCTCTCGTCAACATGAAGGTCTTGAAGCTATACGCGTGGGAATCACATTTCAAGAAAGTTATAGAGAAGCTTAGGAACACAGAGTTGAAGTCTTTGAAGGCTGTTCAGATGAGAAAGGCTTACAACGCGGTTCTCTTCTGGTCATCACCGGTCTTGGTCTCTGCTGCAACGTTTGCAACTTGTTACTTCTTAAACATTCCGTTGAGAGCAAGTAACGTTTTCACGTTTGTAGCGACGCTGCGTCTGGTGCAAGATCCAGTGAGAATGATCCCTGATGTGATTGGTGTGACGATTCAGGCTAAAGTTGCCTTTAGCCGTATAGCTACGTTTCTTGAAGCTCCTGAGCTTCAAGGTGGGGAGAGacggaggaagaagagatcTGGAGGTGATCAAAGCGCTATTGTGATGAAGTCTGCTAGCTTTTCATGGGAGGAGAAAGGTTCAACAAAACCAAACTTGAGGAATGTGAGTCTTGAGGTTAAGTTTGGTGAGAAAGTGGCTGTTTGTGGTGAAGTCGGGTCAGGAAAGTCGACACTCTTAGCTGCAATTCTTGGTGAAACTCCATGTGTCTCAGGAACT ATAGATTTCTATGGTACCATAGCCTATGTTTCACAAACAGCATGGATTCAAACGGGGACAATACGAGAGAACATTCTCTTTGGTGGTGTAATGGATGAGCATCGTTACCGTGGGACAGTTAAAAAGTCTTGCCTAGACAAAGATCTTGAGCTTTTACCTGATGGAGACCAAACTGAGATAGGTGAGAGAGGTGTTAATCTAAGCGGAGGACAGAAACAGAGGATTCAACTCGCTCGTGCACTTTACCAAGATGCTGACATCTATCTCCTTGATGATCCGTTCAGTGCCGTTGATGCACACACTGCTACAAGTTTGTTCAAA GAATATGTTATGGATGCTCTTGCTGGAAAAGCTGTGTTACTTGTAACACATCAAGTGGATTTCTTGCCTGCTTTTGATTCAGTCTTG TTGATGTCAGATGGAGAGGTCACTGAAGCTGATACTTACCAAGAACTCCTAGCAAGAAGCAAAGACTTTCAAGAACTTGTGAACGCTCACAGAGAAACTGCTGGTTCAGAAAGAGTGTTTGCGGTAGAGAACCCTAGCAAACCGGTTAAGGAGATCAAGAAAGTACCTTCTTCTTACACTCAATCCAACGTCTTGAAACCGAGTCGtttaatcaaacaagaagtgagaGAGAAGGGAGACACAGGGTTGAAACCTTACATACAGTACTTGAATCAGAACAAAGGCTACATATTCTTCCTCATAGCGAGCTTAGCTCAGGTCATGTTTGGACTTGGACAGATTCTACAAAACTCTTGGATGGCTGCAAACGTGGAGAACCCACAAGTTACTACTTTGAAGTTGATCTTGGTCTACTTGTTGATTGGACTGATCTCAGTTCTCTGCTTGCTGGTTCGATCTGTATGTGTTGTGGTTATGTGCATGCGGTCATCAacttctttgttctctcatcttctaaactctctttttaGAGCGCCTATGTCGTTTTATGACTCCACGCCTCTTGGACGGATTCTTAGCAGG GTGTCATCTGACTTGAGCATTGTAGATCTTGACGTTCCTTTTGGTCTGATCTTTGTGGTTGCGTCTACAGTGAACACTGGTTTTAGTCTTGTAGTGTTAGCTGTTGTTACTTGGCAAGTCTTGTTCGTGTCTGTTCCAATGATTTATCTAGCACTTCGTTTACAG AAGTACTACTTTCAAACAGCAAAGGAGCTAATGAGGATCAATGGCACAACAAAGTCCTTGGTGGCGAATCATTTAGCAGAATCAGTAGCAGGAGCAATAACAATAAGAGcatttgatgaagaagagaggtTCTTCAAGAAAAGTCTCACACTCATCGACACAAACGCTAGTCCTTTCCTCCACAGCCTTGCAGCTAACGAATGGCTGATCCAGCGGCTTGAAACAGTCAGCGCCATTGTTCTAGCCTCCACTGCTTTCTGCATGGTTTTGCTCCCTACAGGCACATTTAGCTCCG GGTTCATCGGTATGGCGCTGTCTTACGGGTTATCTTTGAATATGGGACTTGTTTACTCTGTACAGAACCAGTGCTACTTGGCTAACTGGATCATCTCCGTTGAGAGGCTTAATCAGTACACTCATTTAACACCTGAGGCTCCTGAAGTAATAGAAGAGACGCGACCACCTGTTAACTGGCCGGTCACAGGCCGAGTTGAAATCTCTGATCTGCAG ATAAGATACAGACTAGAGGCCCCATTGGTTTTAAAAGGAATCAGCTGTGTTTTTGAAGGAGGACACAAGATTGGTATTGTTGGTAGGACTGGTAGTGGAAAGACAACTCTGATCAGTGCTCTGTTCAGACTTGTTGAGCCTGTTGGAGGAAAGATTGTTGTTGACGGTGTTGACATCTCCAAGATAGGAGTTCATGATCTGAGGTCAAGGTTTGGGATCATACCTCAGGATCCAACTATGTTCAATGGAACAGTGAGGTATAACTTGGATCCTTTGTGTCAGCATACAGATGCTGAGATTTGGGAG GTTCTTGGGAAGTGTCAGCTGAAAGAGGTAGTTAAAGAAAAAGAGAACGGTTTAGATTCACTAG TTGTGGAGGATGGATCGAACTGGAGCATGGGACAGAGACAGCTGTTCTGCTTAGGAAGAGCAGTTTTGAGAAGAAGTAGAGTATTGGTCTTAGACGAAGCAACTGCCTCTATAGACAACGCCACAGATTTGATACTTCAGAAAACAATAAGGCGAGAGTTTTCTGATTGCACTGTCATAACCGTTGCTCACCGTATCCCCACCGTTATGGATTGTACAATGGTTCTCTCCATAAGCGACG GACGCATTGTGGAGTATGATGCGCCGATGAAGTTGATGGAGAATGAGAACTCATTGTTCGGTAAGCTTGTGAAAGAGTATTGGTCTCATTACCACTCGGCTGACTCACACTGA